AACCTCCTCCATAAGAACAAGCAGCCGGTGACAGACCCTTTACTGACTCCTGTGGAAAAGGCCTCTCTCAAAGCCATGAGCCTGGAAGAGGTAAGTGTAACAGGCCCCTTGATACATCCAGATGTGCTCTGTTCCTCCCAGTATTTGCCCTCAAGTCCAGGAGTCACTGTGAATGTCATTCATTGTAGGCTAAGATGCGCCGAGCAGAGCTTCAGAGGGCCCGGGCCCTGCAGTCCTACTATGAGGCCAGGGCtcgaagagaaaagaaaatcaagagcaAAAAGTAAGGAGGCCCCTATTGAAGTGGTCATGGGTGCCCTGGAAGAAAGTGATGTGGCTAATCATGAGTCCATAGGAAAGAGCCTTTGACATAGCAACTGGGGTCATGTGGAAGAGGTCCCAAATAGGAGTgactagcattttttttctcagaccAACCTCATAGTTTTGCCTGCTTCGGTAGTGCCCTCTCCTCTGGCTTTGGCTTTCAATCTTGGTTTGCTAAAAAGAGGACTGTTCAAttactttctctcccttccaggaCATCACGGAGTGGTTCTGCAGAATGAGCTCTGAATTCTACAGCTGTTGAGGCCAGTAgggcttccttcctgcctttttgCCTCTTTGGAACTTCTTCTACTCTTGCCTTGCGCTCTAGAAGCAGAGGGGACTCTTTGCTCTGCAGAGGTGTGCCCCTGGGGGCTACAGGGGACGGAGAGGCTTGCCAGTCCTCTCAGGTCCCAAACTGGTTCCCTATAGTCAGCCAGCTCTGTGATGTCCATTCTAGCCCCTGCATAGGGAAACCCCTTGGGGAGCGGGGACACTTTTGTGTGTGGCATCAGTGTTTCAGCTAAATCCCTGCCCTCTCACCCTGTAGGTATCACAAGGTTCTGAAGAAAGGAAAGGCCAGGAAAGCCCTCAGAGAGTTTGAGAAGCTGCGGAAGGCCAATCCTACTGCAGCACTGGAAGAACTGGAAAATATCGAGAAGGCCAGAATGATGGTGAGGATGCCTCTCGCCCCCACCCCTTGAACCAGCTTTCCCCCAGAAAGTGGTAAGGATCTCACTGTGCCCTTTCTTTCCAGGAGCGAATGAGCCTTAAGCACCAGAACAGTGGGAAATGGGCCAAGTCAAAGGCAATTATGGCCAAATATGACCTGGAGGTAAGAGATCATCGGGGTGAGAGAAGAGATGGAATtggaggacagaaaggaaaatcaGTCCCTAAGGATGCTAGCAGAAGCAGAGTTGGGGAAGAGCCCTGAGGAAGAATGGAAAACCAGGATTCTAAACAGGCATCAGAAAATCTCTaaggcagagaggaaaagaaccAGGAACAAGGTGGAAAAGGAGAGATGAAAGGGAAACAGCATTGAAGGCAAGTCCAGTTAAAGGGGAGaggagctttttttttaaccttgtttCACGTGTTGATTTCCTTGAGGACAAAGAGTTTGTCTCCCGTTTTATTCCATAGCTGTTAACACAGTGGTATATGTGCAGTTTAAACAGTAGGCACCGGTAAGAAATACTTAAGTCAAATTGAGAGGAGGCAGCTTTACACCAGGAAAGGTGTCGTTCTAGTCACTAATAGACAAGGCACTCGTGCTGTGATGTCTTCCTCCAGGCTCGCCAGGCTATGCAGGAACAATTGGCCAGGAACAAAGAACTGACGCAGAAGCTCCAGGTGGCCTCTGacagtgaggaagaggaggacggtgcagagggagagggtgaactTGTCCCTGATGCAGTGAATGAGATCCAGATGGATGCCAATGGACCGAACCCTTGGATGCTCAGGAATCACTTGAGAGGCACAAAAGAGGCCAAAGTCCAGGACCCCAAGAAACTTCCAGAGCCTGTGGCCCATGAGGCTTCTGaaagtgagaaagaagaaagaccaggggcagaagaagaaattttgttgaatgaatttgaGGAAAGGCGATCACTTCGGAAAAAGTCTGGGCTCAACCAGGACACCGAGCTGGTGAGCagacaagagccaaaaggtgagTTGTGGTAGATAAGAATGGAGAACAGCCCAGTGCTAGTGCTGTGGATGGATCAAGAGGAAAACTGTCCACGCACACGTGCTACAGAGTGATTAGGCTCTAGGGACTTGCCAGAGAATGCCATGGGCTCCTGAGGAGAAGACAGATTCGTAATAACCATTTTCCTTCAAAGGCATTTAATACACAGTCATTTGCATGGCTATACAAGGTGTATTTGGACATGTTTTCTGCTCTTAAGGGCCTGCGGTCATCAGAAAGACAGAACCACTCCATCCTTGAAGTAAGGGCAGGAGCTAACGTGACTGGTGCCCACAGACCAGACCCAGCTGCATGTGGTAGCACAGCAAGTCTGAAAGTCCGTTCGTACCCACAGACACAGGCGGATTTTGAGGCATTACGAAATTTCTTCGAATTACTGCTGTAGTTTTCAGCTTTGTTTGTAAAGTAGGAGTGGCATTTTTAGCACTTCATGATGTCGGTTGATATGTGCCAACGTAGGGGAGACTTTCTTGACAGGAATGAAGGACTCCACAGGCTACGTGGCAAATTAGAATTGTCACCCCACACTCCGACTCGattgtatattatattttgtgttattttcaagAGATGTTTATATTAGCAACCTTAGCACCGTTGAGACAGGTTAGAAAGCTCCCATTCTGGGGAGAAAGTCTGCTTAGGAAACTACATTCAGAAATTGTCTGGCTATCTGGGCAGATTCTTGGtctgattttatttcctataaaaataatGCGTTCAGATGATGGCAAGAATCTGGTTTTccatgaaaaacagtattttgaaagaGCTGTCATTTAGAATGTATTATAGGACCTTTACTTAGGGTTCTCAGCTGGAGACTTCTGGGATTAATAGTTACCAGGAGGCTTTTGGAAAGCGGCACTGCAGGCTGAGATCATGGGGGCAGTCTTTATACAACCCCGGGACACCAGCCTTATTGTCCTGCGCTTCCTCAAAAGCTGGTCCTCTTGCTAAATGTATAGAGTAGTTGGTTCTGGTATGAAAAGGTGGATTTGGATTTCCTTGGATGATAAATTAATAGAATGTTCCCAAATCTTCAGGCAAATAGTGTCCTAAAATAGTGGGAATTTGTGGACCCCGAATAAAATGAGCCAAGGACCTTGGTCCTTGCGGAATAAACATACATGTGTCCAAAGGGAAGATTTAAGTAGCTTCTCAGAGGCTTCAAGCCAAAGCTAGGGAGCAGGATGAACTTGGAAAGGGAGGCAGCTCGAGTCAAGCCAAGAAGAGTTTAGAAGTGTGTCACTGCCATATTTCCCTCAGGGCTCTCAGGGCCTAGTGGTATTTGCTCAGATGTTGCTGGTGACTGGAAAATGCCAAGCAACCTGACTTGGCCACAACAGATTATGAAATGCTGCTTTCAGATAAGATAGTGCTGGATTTGGTTGGGATGAATAGGAAATGAcattgtaaattataaatattaaatcacatttttataaattacaaGTAATTACAGTGACGGTGCATTCAGAGGCTACCAGttaaaatggcttttttaaaatttggaactTGGGGCCTTCTCTCCAAGTGGGGTTTACTGCAGGGGGAAATTAAGCCACAGTTCCAGTTACACATTGAGTCACTGGCATAGCTGGGATTAGGACCCAGGACATCTGCTTCCCAACATGCTGCTTTTAACTACTAAACTCTATTGCCTGCTACTTAATAGGCAATGATTAGTGAACTCTGCAAGAGATCTAGCGAATGGAATCCTCTCTCGCCTGTGGTACGGAGCCCCATGAATGGGAGCACCTAAGTGCTCGTTGTTGAGtgtgttcagtaaatgttcattGACAAGGCAATTTCCAGCCTCCTTTTCTGAcagctttcctttcttccctcagatTCTAGCAGCCAGGAGGTGCTGTCTGAACTGAGGGCACTGTCTCAGAAACTCAACAGGGAAAACCAGCAGTCTGGGAAGCAGAACATGAGTTCCACGAGGACAGTTCCGTCAGTCCAGAGGGAGGAACCTGCCGAGGTAGAAGAGGAGCCCCTGTTGCTGCAGAggccagagagagcacacaccGTGGAGGAGCTAGAAGAGCTGGGCAAAgaagaatgttttcaaaataaggaaGTCCCCAGGCCTACGGGGGAAGGGCAGCAGTCGGAGAGGAACCCAAATAATCAGCCTGGTActcccaaggaaaagaaaaggaaggaggaaatgattGACCTACAGAACCTCCTGACCACAAAATCTCCTTCTGTGAAGTCTTTGGCAGTTCCCACGACAGTAGAGGAGTTGGTGAGTAGAGCCAGGGGCATGGGCCATTGTGGGGGATCAGAGCTGGTGCAGAAAGTGTCCTTCTTGCACAAGGAGTAGAATCAGTGAAGTTTTGTTGGGCTGGGGGCACATGTCAGTAGTTGAAAGGTCCAGAATAGTATGGGGCCAGGGTGGTCCCAGTGACCGTTCAATAGATGCCAGTATGTGAGTGCTGCCGAGACTCCCACATCTTAAATCCTGAGCCACCAAACCCTCCCTGGGGCAATTCTAAAACTGCCCtcaaaggaaagagggaggccCTCAAAGCTCTGACCAGATCCCAGGCAGGACAACTCAAAGGTGAGTCATTGAGCTATTTACAAGGTTGTGCTCTGTTTACTGGGATCTGAAATGGTCCAAGACTGCCCGATTAACTGAAACTGCTCGAGTGCAGAGCCCTGGCGCCTGTCTTTTCAGAGATATAAGCCAGAGGACACCCACATTCTGGCCAGGCCACTTGGAGCTCCCCCTCCTAACACAGGCCATTCCTTCCTCCATGCTGCAGCTTCCTTACTGAAAGTTTAAAATTGTGTCATATGATAATAAGTTAGGGATATTTACcctggagagaagaaaattgGAGCATGATTGGCTACCGATCCGTTTATATTGCAAGACCATCATTGTTCAGCGCTTTCCCCCTAGGGGGCGCTAAAATGTCACAACCCAAAATTCAAGCGTTCTTGCCAGGAACCACCGCGGCTCTTCCACAGCTCTCCAGGCAAGCTGTAGCTctcactcttctttcttcccaggAAGATGAAGAGGAGAGAGATCAAAAGCGGATAATAAAGGAAGCTTTTGCCGGGGATGATGTCATCAGAGACTtcttgaaagagaagagggaagctgTGGAGGCGAGTAAGCCAAAGGACGTGGACCTGACTCTGCCTGGCTGGGGCGAGTGGGGTGGTATGGGCCTAAAGCCCAGTGCCAAGAAGAGACGCCGGTAAGAACAGGGAAGAAAGCCTGTCAGAAGTGCACCAGGTTCTCCCACTTCACCCTCATGCATCCTCCCTGCCCTTTTGACTGAGTCCTTAATGCTCTTAGTCAGACGTCCTGCCGTTCTGCTTTCCAGGTTTCTCATTAAAACCCCTGAGGGTCCTCCAAGAAAAGACAAGAATTTGCCAAATGTGATTATCAATGAGAAGCGAAATGTCCATGCAGCAGCTCAtcaggtgagggagagagaaacccttTGCTGCCTAGCTCTCTTGCTTGAGAAGAATATTCTAGTGCTCTGTGGTCAAGAGGGATACGTAATCTTGACCACAGAATCAAAGCTGTTCTCTTTTTCACTGACTGGCTCTGAGATGAATAATTCCAGATCAATTCTGGCATTTTAATTTCTAACTGAGAAGAGGTTGAGGCTTAAAGGAAAATCTTGGCAGCAATGGTGAAGCCCCGAAATTTGAGTTTTCAGCTAGCGCCCCAGATAATTCCAATGCAGACAGGTCTCACCAAGCTAAGAATTACCATTCCTCAGGCTTGTATTTGTAGTCAAGATAATTTTGAGAGGCCATAGGTTTGAGCTGcatcttaagaaaaatgaagataaaccGGTACTCGTTTAGGACAGTGAGTGGAATTAAAATTGTGTCCAATGACAAGCCAGGAACATTTAcccaagagagaagcaaactagAGCATGATCGTGGTCTTCAAGTATATTGAAGGCTGTCATGTGGAGTGCAGTCACATAAAG
This sequence is a window from Ailuropoda melanoleuca isolate Jingjing unplaced genomic scaffold, ASM200744v2 unplaced-scaffold10390, whole genome shotgun sequence. Protein-coding genes within it:
- the UTP14A gene encoding U3 small nucleolar RNA-associated protein 14 homolog A isoform X1; translation: MSVVRAAESLLALSQQEELEDLPKDYSLSPSEDEGDIDGERKHQKLLEAISSLDGKNRWKLAERSEASLKVSEFNVTSEGSGEKLVLSDLLGPVKTSSSLATVKKQLNRVKSKKTVELPLNKEEVERIHREVAFNKTSQALSKWDPIVLKNRQAEQLVFPLKKEQSAFAPIEHVLSGWKARTPLEQEVFNLLHKNKQPVTDPLLTPVEKASLKAMSLEEAKMRRAELQRARALQSYYEARARREKKIKSKKYHKVLKKGKARKALREFEKLRKANPTAALEELENIEKARMMERMSLKHQNSGKWAKSKAIMAKYDLEARQAMQEQLARNKELTQKLQVASDSEEEEDGAEGEGELVPDAVNEIQMDANGPNPWMLRNHLRGTKEAKVQDPKKLPEPVAHEASESEKEERPGAEEEILLNEFEERRSLRKKSGLNQDTELVSRQEPKDSSSQEVLSELRALSQKLNRENQQSGKQNMSSTRTVPSVQREEPAEVEEEPLLLQRPERAHTVEELEELGKEECFQNKEVPRPTGEGQQSERNPNNQPGTPKEKKRKEEMIDLQNLLTTKSPSVKSLAVPTTVEELEDEEERDQKRIIKEAFAGDDVIRDFLKEKREAVEASKPKDVDLTLPGWGEWGGMGLKPSAKKRRRFLIKTPEGPPRKDKNLPNVIINEKRNVHAAAHQVRVLPYPFTHHQQFERTIQTPIGSTWNTQRAFQKLTTPKVVTKPGHIIKPIKAEDVGYRSSSRSDLSVVQRNPKQLSIHHKKQLKKNSVD
- the UTP14A gene encoding U3 small nucleolar RNA-associated protein 14 homolog A isoform X2, which encodes MSVVRAAESLLALSQQEELEDLPKDYSLSPSEDEGDIDGERKHQKLLEAISSLDGKNRWKLAERSEASLKVSEFNVTSEGSGEKLVLSDLLGPVKTSSSLATVKKQLNRVKSKKTVELPLNKEEVERIHREVAFNKTSQALSKWDPIVLKNRQAEQLVFPLKKEQSAFAPIEHVLSGWKARTPLEQEVFNLLHKNKQPVTDPLLTPVEKASLKAMSLEEAKMRRAELQRARALQSYYEARARREKKIKSKKYHKVLKKGKARKALREFEKLRKANPTAALEELENIEKARMMERMSLKHQNSGKWAKSKAIMAKYDLEARQAMQEQLARNKELTQKLQVASDSEEEEDGAEGEGELVPDAVNEIQMDANGPNPWMLRNHLRGTKEAKVQDPKKLPEPVAHEASESEKEERPGAEEEILLNEFEERRSLRKKSGLNQDTELVSRQEPKDSSSQEVLSELRALSQKLNRENQQSGKQNMSSTRTVPSVQREEPAEVEEEPLLLQRPERAHTVEELEELGKEECFQNKEVPRPTGEGQQSERNPNNQPGTPKEKKRKEEMIDLQNLLTTKSPSVKSLAVPTTVEELEDEEERDQKRIIKEAFAGDDVIRDFLKEKREAVEASKPKDVDLTLPGWGEWGGMGLKPSAKKRRRCGCFHIHSPTISSLKGPSRPL